In Halomonas denitrificans, the genomic stretch GCGCTCGATGGCAACGATGTGCCGCTGCCGGACTTCTTCATCGTCGGCGCGCCGAAGTGCGGTACCACGTCGATGGCCCGCTACCTGACCGCGCACCCGGAGCTTTTCGTCCTGCGCGGCGAACCTCATTTCTTCGGCAGCGACATCGACTACAACCGGCCTCGGCTGACGCCGCGCCAGTACCGCGCCCTGTGCCGATCGGCCGGTCGGCAGCGGGTCGGCGACCGTTCGACCTGGTACCTGTACTCCGAACGCGCCGCCGACGAGATCCACCGGGCCCGTCCCGACGCGCGCATCATCGCGATGCTCCGCGACCCGGCCGAGATGATCCACTCGCTGCATGCCCATCACGTGCAGCGTGGGCGCCGCGACGACTGTGTCGACCTGGCCGACGCACTGGCTCGGGAACCGAAACGGCGCCGGGGTCTCGCCGTACCGGCAACGGCACGATTTCCCGAAAGCCTGCTGTACACGTCGATCCCGCGGTATGCCGAACAGCTCGAGCGGTACATCCGTCGCTTCGGACGCGAGCGCGTCCACGTCGTCGTGTTCGACGACCTCAAGAGCGACCCCGCCGCGGTCCATCGCCGCGTGCTTGATTTTCTCGGCGCAGCACCCGGTCCGGCGATCGACTACCGCATCCACAATCGCGCCGGCCCTGCGCCGGACGACTGGCTGCACCGCGCCTGGAAGCGCAGCACCCTGCGCTACCGGGTCAGAAGCGTGGTGCCGGAGGGACTCTACGGCTGGCTTCGGAGACATCGCCCGGGCGGAAGCGTCCGGCCACACTCCGCACCGAAGGTCGCACCGCTCGAGGCTCGGCTGCGCGCCGAGCTCGATGCCCGCTTCCTTCCGGAGGTCCTGCGTCTCGAGAAGCTGCTCGACCGTCCCTTGCCGGGATGGGCGCGGACCGCGAGGCGGCCTCACGGCCGCGCGCCGGCGACCGCCCGCGCATCGCTGCCTGGAAATACCGCGACGGCGACCGGGAGACGCGAAGTCGTCGGCTGACGCAGGCCGATGATCCGCGTATACTTTTTCCCAGTCCGTTCAGGGAGGGCGGTCAGGGTGGAGTGCCGGATAACGTGTCGACAGGCACGCGCCGCGCACGAGACCGCATTCCAACGAGGATCCGCATGAGCGATTCCGAAGCCAGCAATGCCGGCACCCTGCTCGAAGGGGGCGACCTTCCCGAAGGCCTTGCGCGCGTGGTCAGCGCGTCGACCCTGATCGGCGAACTCGACAAGCGATGCAAGGCGGCCCGCGCCGGCGGCGCGAGCAGCTACCCGCCCGGGGTCGCCTGGCTGGTGCTCGACGAAACCCACAGCCATCGCAACCAGGTGGGCTTCACCGGCCTGGACAAGCTGATGCGCGCGATCCACGACCGGGTGCGGGCACAGCTCGAACCCAGCGACGTCACGGCCCGCTTCGGCCTCAACTCCATCGCCGTCCTGCTCGACGCGGTGGGCGGCGACCGCGACTTCGCGAAGCAGGCCGCGACGCTCCTGCGCGCGATTTCGAGCAACCTGTTCGAGTTCGGCGAGCAGGCGATCGCCGCAACGGTCAGCTTCGCGGCCCGGCCCGCCAACGAACAGCTGCGGCTCGCTGAGGCCAACCTGGTCAGCGTCGCGCGCATGGCCGAGAAGCTTACCGAGGCCGGCGGCAACCGCAGCGAGATCGCCGGCGCCGAAGGAGCCGAGGACGGCGGTGCGCCGGGCACGATGCTGGGGCAGCTGACCAAGGCGCTGCGCGACGACAGCCTGCGCGTCGTGTTCCAGCCGCTGCTGGCCACCTCCGGACCGGACGCGGACCGCTACCAGGTCCTGCCCCGCCTGCTCGGCAGCGACGGCAGCCTGATCCCGGCCGCCCGGTTCATTCCCGTCGCCGCCGCACGCGGCGTTCTCCCGGCGCTGGACCAGTGGATGATCGCCCAGACCATTTCGCGCATCCGCAACCACCTCGAGGCCGAGGAACCCACGCCGACCTACTTCATGAACCAGTCCCCGGCGCTGGTCGACGATGCCAAGTTCTTCGACTGGTTCGCCCGGGAAATCGGCACGCTCGACGAGGCGGACCGGGCCATCGTGTTCGAGTTCAACGTCATCGAGCTCAAGTCCAGGATCCGCGAAGCGCGCGACGTGCTGGAACGGATCCGCTCGCTCGGCGTCGGCGTATCGTTGACCAACATCGACGAGAAGATTCCCGAAGCCGTGCTGCTGAAACACATTCCCTGCGACTTCCTGCGGATGCGGGCCGACTTCGCCCGGCGGATGCTGGCCGACGAAGGCCTGACCGCGCGCTTCGAGAAGTTCATCGGCGCGGCTCACCAGGCGGGTCGGAAGCTGGTGGTGCCGATGCTCGAGGACGCCGAAGAGGTCTCGCGCATCTGGCAGATGGACGTGGACCTGATTCAGGGCAACTTCATCCAGCAGCCCAGCGAAACCGAGTCCAGCTGAGCGAAGGGATCGCGCAGCTCGGCGACGGCACCGGTTGCCGCGCCCGGTCCGCGCCGGCGTGCCGCCTCACTCGGTAGAATACGGGCCCGATTCCCGACCCGGAAAGCGCCCATGCCCTCGTTCGACACCGTCTCCGAACTCGATGCCCACGAAGTCGCCAACGCCGTCGACCAGGCCAACCGCGAAGTGCAGAACCGCTTCGACTTCAAGGGCACCGATTCGCACTTCGAGCACGAGGAGAACACCATCCGCCTGGTCTCGGAATCCGACTTTCAGGTCCAGCAGATGCTCGACATCCTCTACGCCAAGCTGTCCAAGCGCGGGATCGACCTGAAGGCGGTCGAAGCCGGCGATCCGGAGGCCTCCGGCAAGACCGTGCAGCAGACCGTGACGCTGAAGCAGGGCATCGACGCCGAGCTCGCGAAGAAGCTCGTCAAGCAGGTCAAGCAATCCAAGCTGAAGGTCCAGGCCGCGATCCAGGGCGACAAGGTGCGGGTCAGCGGCAAGAAGCGCGACGACCTGCAAGCGGCCATCGCCCTGCTTCGCGAAGCCGACGCCGATCGCCCGCTGCAGTTCGAGAACTTCCGCGACTGATGGGCGATTCGATGTCCCCGCCGCGCGCCGAGCGTCCGCGGCGGCTGTTCGCTACGCTGCTCCTGCTGCTGGTGGCCGCTTCGATCGCGACCTGCGCGGTGATCGATCGCCGCGTCGACCTGGACGACACGCCGCCGCTGATACTGATCTCGATCGACGGCTTCCGCCACGACTACCTCGAGCGGGTCGAGCTTCCGGCACTGGAGCGACTGGCCGGCAACGGCCTTCGCGCCGACGGCCTGGTCCACATCTTCCCGACCAAGACCTTCGCGACCCACTATGCGCTGGCGACCGGACTGTTCGCCGAGAACTCCGGCGTGGTGGCCAACCGCATGTGGGACCCGGAGCGCGAGTCGACCTTCTCGTTGGGCAACCGCGACGCGGTCGGCGACGGCTTCTGGTACGACGGCGAGCCGATCTGGAACACGGTCGAGAAGGCCGGACGGATCGCGTCGCCGAACACCTGGCCGGGTGGCGCGGCGCAGATCGGCGGCATGCGACCGACGATCGTGCGCATGTACGACGGCAGCGTGCCCCACGACGAGCGCGTCGATACGGTGCTGGAGTGGCTCGACCTGCCGCTGGACCAGCGTCCCCTGTTCTCGACCCTGTACTTTTCCATCGTGGACTCGACCGGCCACGACCACGGCCCTGACGCGCCGGAGGTCGTCGACGCCATGATCGAGGTCGACCGCGCGATCGGACGCCTGATCGACGGACTGGAACAGCGCGGCATGCTCGACGAGGTCCACCTGCTGGTGACCTCGGACCACGGCATGGAGCCGATCGACGCGAAGCGCTACATCCTGCTCGACGACCACGTTCCCCTCGAGCGCGTGCGCGCGTCGGACTGGGGACCGGCGGCCCAGCTCTGGACCATGGAGGGCGGCCCCACCGCCGACGAGATCGTCGCCGCATTGGCCGATGTGCCGCAGGTCACCGCCTGGAAGAAGGGGGAGGCCCCGGCACGCTATCGCTTCGACGACCACAAGCGCGTGCCGGACGTGACCGTCGAGGCGGACCTGGGCTGGATGATCTCCAACCGGGACTACTACCGCACGCTGCTCGAACAGGGCGGGCCGGCCGGCATGCACGGCTGGGACCCGGCCTGGCACTCGATGCACGGCATCTTCATCGCCCACGGGCCGGCGTTCGCCGCCGGAAGCCGGCTGCCGGCGATCCGCTCAGTGGACATCTACTCGCTGATGACGGCGCTGATGAACGTCCCGCCGGCCGAGACCGACGGCAGTCTGCAGGCCTTCGAGCCCTTGCTGACGTCGAATGCGCCGACGACCGTGATCGATTCGGCCTGGGACTGCGACGACCGGCGCTTCACCGTGCGCTCGGCCCAGGGCATCGCGTCCTTGCGCAGCCAGGGAAGGGTGTTCGCGCTACCGCGCACGGCCAGTGCATCGGGAGAGCGTTACGCGGAACCGGGCGTGGAATTCTGGAGCCAGGGCGATGCGGCGCGCATCGAGATGGACGGCGAACGCTGGACCGACTGTCGGCGCGTCCGATTCTGAGCGAGGTCGATGGGAACACCGGGCGCCGGAGGCCGGCACCCGGCGATCCGGATCAGTCGTCGAGAACGAAGGTCACCTTGAGCGTGACGCGGTAGGCCTTGATCTTGCCGTCACCTCCACACTCGACCTTCATGCCTTCCACCCACGCGCCCTTGACGTTCTTGAGGGTCTTGTTCGCGCGATCGATGCCTTCTTCGAC encodes the following:
- a CDS encoding YajQ family cyclic di-GMP-binding protein, with the protein product MPSFDTVSELDAHEVANAVDQANREVQNRFDFKGTDSHFEHEENTIRLVSESDFQVQQMLDILYAKLSKRGIDLKAVEAGDPEASGKTVQQTVTLKQGIDAELAKKLVKQVKQSKLKVQAAIQGDKVRVSGKKRDDLQAAIALLREADADRPLQFENFRD
- a CDS encoding dodecin family protein, with product MSVARVTEIIASSPKSFEDAVEEGIDRANKTLKNVKGAWVEGMKVECGGDGKIKAYRVTLKVTFVLDD
- a CDS encoding EAL domain-containing protein; this translates as MSDSEASNAGTLLEGGDLPEGLARVVSASTLIGELDKRCKAARAGGASSYPPGVAWLVLDETHSHRNQVGFTGLDKLMRAIHDRVRAQLEPSDVTARFGLNSIAVLLDAVGGDRDFAKQAATLLRAISSNLFEFGEQAIAATVSFAARPANEQLRLAEANLVSVARMAEKLTEAGGNRSEIAGAEGAEDGGAPGTMLGQLTKALRDDSLRVVFQPLLATSGPDADRYQVLPRLLGSDGSLIPAARFIPVAAARGVLPALDQWMIAQTISRIRNHLEAEEPTPTYFMNQSPALVDDAKFFDWFAREIGTLDEADRAIVFEFNVIELKSRIREARDVLERIRSLGVGVSLTNIDEKIPEAVLLKHIPCDFLRMRADFARRMLADEGLTARFEKFIGAAHQAGRKLVVPMLEDAEEVSRIWQMDVDLIQGNFIQQPSETESS
- a CDS encoding alkaline phosphatase family protein, with the translated sequence MSPPRAERPRRLFATLLLLLVAASIATCAVIDRRVDLDDTPPLILISIDGFRHDYLERVELPALERLAGNGLRADGLVHIFPTKTFATHYALATGLFAENSGVVANRMWDPERESTFSLGNRDAVGDGFWYDGEPIWNTVEKAGRIASPNTWPGGAAQIGGMRPTIVRMYDGSVPHDERVDTVLEWLDLPLDQRPLFSTLYFSIVDSTGHDHGPDAPEVVDAMIEVDRAIGRLIDGLEQRGMLDEVHLLVTSDHGMEPIDAKRYILLDDHVPLERVRASDWGPAAQLWTMEGGPTADEIVAALADVPQVTAWKKGEAPARYRFDDHKRVPDVTVEADLGWMISNRDYYRTLLEQGGPAGMHGWDPAWHSMHGIFIAHGPAFAAGSRLPAIRSVDIYSLMTALMNVPPAETDGSLQAFEPLLTSNAPTTVIDSAWDCDDRRFTVRSAQGIASLRSQGRVFALPRTASASGERYAEPGVEFWSQGDAARIEMDGERWTDCRRVRF
- a CDS encoding sulfotransferase; the encoded protein is MSEALDGNDVPLPDFFIVGAPKCGTTSMARYLTAHPELFVLRGEPHFFGSDIDYNRPRLTPRQYRALCRSAGRQRVGDRSTWYLYSERAADEIHRARPDARIIAMLRDPAEMIHSLHAHHVQRGRRDDCVDLADALAREPKRRRGLAVPATARFPESLLYTSIPRYAEQLERYIRRFGRERVHVVVFDDLKSDPAAVHRRVLDFLGAAPGPAIDYRIHNRAGPAPDDWLHRAWKRSTLRYRVRSVVPEGLYGWLRRHRPGGSVRPHSAPKVAPLEARLRAELDARFLPEVLRLEKLLDRPLPGWARTARRPHGRAPATARASLPGNTATATGRREVVG